From the Hevea brasiliensis isolate MT/VB/25A 57/8 chromosome 15, ASM3005281v1, whole genome shotgun sequence genome, one window contains:
- the LOC110638546 gene encoding AP2/ERF and B3 domain-containing transcription factor At1g50680-like: MDQGDSSSILLSNAMIIAATTAETSDSFDSHAAKHPRLELNNDIIIAAKFKGVVPQQNGHWGAQIYANHQRIWLGTFKSEKEAAMAYDSAAIKIRSGDSHRNFPWTERNIQEPDFQSQYSTEAILNMIRDGSYQPKFADFLRTQSRRQEAAATGTSLNNQTRVHGIDDGQFSCIQLFQKELTPSDVGKLNRLVIPKKFAVKYFPYISGNVEVDDNRIRGEIDDTELVLYDRLMKCWKFRYCYWRSSQSFVFTRGWNRFVKEKNLKEKDIVIFYACVCPERVHQEALNFCLIDISYSNGQSCSVVDGAYQIEEMQKELELNLGLTIRNKLQKDHHHQGKESKEENRLRGLELNNSATKGKGFKLFGTRID; encoded by the coding sequence ATGGATCAAGGAGATTCATCATCAATCTTGCTTTCTAATGCCATGATAATTGCTGCAACTACTgcagaaacttcagattcatTCGACAGTCATGCAGCCAAACATCCGAGACTAGAGCTTAATAATGACATTATAATTGCAGCCAAATTCAAAGGGGTGGTGCCCCAGCAAAATGGACATTGGGGTGCACAGATATATGCAAACCATCAGAGAATTTGGCTAGGAACATTTAAGTCTGAGAAAGAAGCAGCTATGGCATATGATAGCGCGGCGATCAAGATTCGCAGTGGAGATTCACATAGAAATTTCCCGTGGACTGAAAGGAACATTCAAGAGCCTGATTTCCAGTCCCAATACAGCACAGAAGCTATTTTGAACATGATCAGAGATGGATCATATCAACCAAAATTTGCTGATTTTCTTAGGACACAATCAAGAAGACAAGAAGCTGCAGCCACTGGTACAAGTCTTAATAATCAAACAAGGGTTCATGGTATTGATGATGGGCAATTTTCTTGCATACAGCTTTTTCAGAAGGAACTTACACCAAGCGATGTTGGTAAGCTTAACAGGCTTGTTATCCCCAAGAAATTTGCCGTTAAATACTTCCCTTATATAAGTGGAAACGTGGAAGTAGATGACAATAGAATAAGAGGTGAGATAGATGATACAGAACTTGTACTTTATGACAGGCTAATGAAGTGCTGGAAGTTCAGGTATTGCTACTGGAGAAGCAGCCAAAGTTTTGTGTTCACAAGGGGTTGGAATAGGTTTGTCAAGGaaaaaaatttaaaggaaaaaGACATTGTCATTTTCTATGCTTGTGTTTGCCCTGAAAGGGTTCATCAAGAAGCCCTAAATTTTTGCTTAATTGACATTAGTTATAGCAATGGCCAAAGCTGTAGTGTGGTTGATGGGGCTTACCAGATTGAGGAGATGCAAAAAGAATTGGAACTCAATTTGGGACTAACTATTAGAAACAAATTGCAGAAAGATCATCATCATCAAGGGAAAGAATCCAAGGAAGAGAATAGATTGAGAGGATTGGAATTGAATAACAGTGCCACCAAAGGAAAGGGGTTTAAGCTTTTTGGGACAAGGATCGACTGA